In one Sphingomonas sanguinis genomic region, the following are encoded:
- a CDS encoding sensor histidine kinase, producing the protein MTELASLHGQTPLPAPPRGPLPHDSHVLAGINRILQEALRASTEEELGQLCLAVAEDLTGAAFSFFGERRDSHDRLDHIAISERGWAAYAGDDPDFSQRQLPNGMKIHGIFGQVILQDRSMIVNDPANHPDRVGTPEGHPMLRNFLGVPLRRDGETFAMFALGNHPTGFTERERAIAEELAPAIVQALLRKRAEVASRASQRRLLSLIEGIPQLVWTATRDGQWTWTSPQWVAMTGLSVEESLGHGWLAAVHPDDRDAARRFWEGAGERGNLAMEGRLRHGQTGRYRWFKTRATPVRDDHGTIVEWFGTSTDIDTLRRLRERQETLVAELQHRVRNILTIVRSIFTRTVESGGPIDEIADHFRGRLDSLARTQVVATQTRSGRVDLENLIRDELLGVGAIEDDRLSIEGPDVSLPADTAETMGLAIHELTTNALKYGALRHPAGRLSIAWAIELKSNSKCELIVKWDETGVPAMAVPPARQGFGTELIREALPYGLGARTRLEFRGGGVLCVITLPLTADDADALNRSTEG; encoded by the coding sequence CGGGGATCAACCGCATCCTCCAAGAGGCCCTGCGCGCCTCGACCGAGGAGGAACTGGGGCAGCTTTGCCTGGCGGTGGCCGAGGACCTCACCGGCGCGGCGTTCAGCTTTTTCGGCGAGCGGCGGGACTCGCACGACCGGCTGGACCATATCGCGATCAGCGAGCGCGGCTGGGCCGCCTATGCGGGCGACGATCCCGACTTCAGCCAGCGCCAGTTGCCCAACGGCATGAAGATCCACGGCATTTTCGGCCAAGTGATCCTTCAGGATCGGAGCATGATCGTGAACGACCCCGCCAACCACCCCGACCGGGTGGGCACGCCGGAGGGTCATCCCATGTTGCGCAACTTCCTGGGGGTGCCGCTGCGCCGCGATGGCGAGACCTTCGCGATGTTCGCGCTGGGTAACCACCCGACCGGCTTTACCGAGCGCGAACGCGCGATCGCTGAGGAGCTGGCGCCCGCCATCGTCCAGGCGCTGCTGCGCAAACGGGCCGAGGTCGCCTCGCGCGCCAGCCAGCGGCGACTGCTGAGCCTGATCGAGGGTATTCCGCAGCTGGTCTGGACCGCGACGCGCGACGGCCAATGGACCTGGACCAGCCCGCAATGGGTGGCGATGACCGGGCTGAGCGTCGAAGAGAGCCTGGGCCATGGCTGGCTGGCCGCCGTCCATCCCGACGACCGCGACGCCGCGCGACGCTTTTGGGAGGGCGCGGGCGAGCGTGGCAATCTGGCGATGGAGGGGCGGCTGCGCCACGGCCAGACCGGCCGCTATCGCTGGTTCAAGACGCGTGCGACCCCGGTGCGCGACGATCACGGCACTATCGTCGAATGGTTCGGCACCTCGACCGATATCGACACACTGCGCCGCCTGCGCGAGCGGCAGGAGACGCTGGTCGCCGAGTTGCAGCACCGGGTCCGCAACATCCTGACCATCGTCCGTTCGATCTTCACCCGCACGGTCGAGAGCGGCGGGCCGATCGACGAGATTGCGGATCATTTCCGCGGACGACTCGATTCGCTGGCGCGCACCCAGGTGGTCGCGACCCAGACGCGCTCGGGTCGGGTCGACCTGGAAAATCTCATCCGCGACGAGCTTCTGGGCGTGGGCGCGATCGAGGATGACCGGCTGTCGATCGAAGGGCCGGACGTGTCTTTACCCGCCGATACGGCGGAAACCATGGGGCTGGCGATCCATGAGCTGACCACCAACGCCCTCAAATACGGAGCCCTGCGCCACCCCGCCGGACGGCTGTCGATTGCCTGGGCGATTGAACTTAAATCAAACAGCAAATGCGAACTGATTGTAAAATGGGATGAAACGGGTGTACCAGCAATGGCGGTACCGCCTGCTCGTCAGGGATTCGGGACCGAACTGATCCGTGAAGCCCTGCCTTACGGGCTGGGCGCGCGGACCAGACTGGAATTTCGCGGTGGCGGCGTCCTGTGCGTGATAACGCTACCATTGACCGCAGACGATGCCGACGCGCTGAACCGGAGCACCGAGGGATGA